A DNA window from Scomber japonicus isolate fScoJap1 chromosome 14, fScoJap1.pri, whole genome shotgun sequence contains the following coding sequences:
- the LOC128372410 gene encoding sorbin and SH3 domain-containing protein 1, whose translation MKGSPDLIPSADLDPSRVCKGKGVVTLRATLVHIDDEDSITEEPNIITTPSGWTSQINGDSSKAGLAEGGSNITADLPPVNNTQCQANSPESIKENQAPASTSVQYCFTPSSIYPCTSTVNPTIVLLQHNRDPTPERDKSPDPGRHSVSPVPDMDGKRLRLSLHSPVLSPINKPTVPVRNTEKSKDWYKTMFKQIHRIPEAIEENPYRPTYIFPDNYDIQMKSKDDGPNPFGYLEDVKGVPRSKSDEVDSRGRSMPVPTRSSSLKPPAKRNEWEPPDKKVDTRKYRAEPKSIFEYEPGKSSVLKLDRTTQDVSPEDVDLENEPWYKFFSEMEFDKASAPSFSPLETASDLQQYSSSKSGHSEVEKDGGSSTGEPAAPECDRHVYKSVLEGGDIPLQGLRALNKRQGSSSSSKVDYKGGNGYIISPCSSVNSRSVLASNAIGNQCKSKKPLSAAKACIPQILPSKFKPKLLPPSGDSEDSRTKSVRHPKAHSCEALYTGTCDPDCAGAEESGQHSGSKSSCGTECADGLRNVSPAIRRSASEFSSLYRTMHHIQRPSSAGCSPQGSVRSLASLFERAKGDGAERSEADDGGNIPRDAVLSRVSKFEMIIQRSSSAPSRSSSLPTLNSSHSHSHSHSPAHLYMASAVSAESLLVADTTQTNACSPVEAEDRRTGDEAFSPGSVTVEEIFSSPEDGHNVRTDSPSATEAEVEQIFRNSSPERIHPAVSESKSPLTLLTASPPQHNHHHHQHHLLHHLNHHLHLKPSKCKGSCPASYTRFTTILRHERQQATAQQERPPPAEKKTTLPGNLFLMGPAPFRLRKNPQSHQARRTLLATKVTTNTYRPCSVSPEPRPLIPQRLSSLEVLERLSNGEGGNTDHLSNGQGYDANGNLLQPLAAHRRDSSPAHGESPDEVLRRRHGDKEKILEEQRRLKREQEEADTASRRHTGIVPTHHQFITNERFGDLLNITDNSEKRKSGVERTPAMARFDFRAETLKELPFQKGDIVYIIRQVDQNWYEGEHHGRVGIFPRSYVELLPPTEKAQPKKCVPVQVLEYGDAIARFNFTGDTVVEMSFRKGERITLIRRVDENWYEGKISGTNRQGIFPVTYVEVNRRPRVKNGLEYPDPPVSLSPQRSTNASPLLYRNRLTTSPLPLPRSPRRSVSPEVHAISSEWISLTVGGGSPPAAPTPPLPPLPTVSYRCGEYLPPPYSASPVPLITGSPYCVSPMASPSASPLPPPYPPRPNSTTPFLTFTPPQGEDFLLSPPSSRLSRSMSPCGGPVLEGWLRGEKELTEGEGATPGSRNSPAELMKNEIDHHGRTSRSPVMLFDIQDNNNVNSFAEAVCNEILNIAETSVRYCSTLSHHPHDSVHRLHPHPSKQSLIISQQPQSHSSSPEPNRLNCGIFQALYSYAPQNDDELELQEGDLVSVMEKCDDGWFVGTSRRTKQFGTFPGNYVKEVKL comes from the exons ATGAAAGGATCTCCTGACCTGATTCCCTCCGCAG ATCTGGACCCTAGCAGAGTGTGCAAAGGGAAAGGAGTCGTAACCCTGCGGGCCACCCTCGTCCACATAGACGATGAGGACAGCATCACTGAAGAGCCAAACATCATCACAACGCCAA GTGGCTGGACAAGCCAGATTAATGGAGACAGCTCTAAAGCAGGATTGGCTGAGGGAGGCAGCAACATCACAGCTGATTTACCTCCTGTAAACAACACTCAGTGCCAG GCCAACTCACCAGAAAGCATAAAAGAAAATCAGGCTCCAGCCTCCACTAGTGTCCAGTACTGTTTCACACCATCCTCCATCTATCCCTGCACTAGCACAGTTAACCCCACCATAGTCCTGCTACAGCACAACAGAG ATCCAACCCCAGAAAGGGACAAAAGCCCTGATCCAGGGAGACACTCAGTTAGTCCGGTCCCGGACATGGATGGGAAGAGGCTGCGACTATCGCTGCACTCCCCTGTCCTCAGTCCTATCAACAAGCCCACTGTGCCTGTACGG AACACTGAAAAGTCCAAAGACTGGTACAAGACCATGTTCAAACAGATACACAGAATACCTG AGGCTATTGAGGAAAACCCTTATCGCCCCACCTACATTTTCCCTGACAACTATGACATTCAGATGAAATCAAAAG ATGATGGTCCAAACCCTTTCGGCTACTTGGAGGATG TTAAAGGAGTCCCACGCTCAAAAAGTGACGAGGTCGATTCGAGAGGCCGGTCGATGCCGGTGCCAACACGATCCTCTTCCCTCAAACCTCCTGCCAAAAG GAACGAGTGGGAGCCCCCGGATAAGAAGGTAGACACCAGGAAGTACCGCGCCGAGCCCAAGAGCATCTTTGAGTACGAGCCGGGGAAATCGTCGGTGCTGAAGCTGGACAGAACG ACTCAGGATGTAAGTCCGGAGGATGTAGATTTAGAGAATGAGCCTTGGTATAAATTCTTTTCAGAGATGGAGTTTGACAAAGCG AGTGCCCCCTCTTTCAGCCCCCTGGAAACAGCCTCCGACCTGCAGCAGTA CTCCTCGAGCAAGTCTGGACACAGCGAGGTGGAGAAGGACGGAGGATCATCCACAGGCGAGCCTGCGGCTCCAGAATGCGACCGCCATGTTTACAAGAGTGTCCTAGAAGGCGGCGACATTCCCTTACAAGGTCTACGGGCCCTAAACAAGCGCCAaggcagctcctcctcctctaaag TGGATTATAAAGGTGGGAATGGCTATATAATTTCACCCTGCTCCTCTGTAAATAGTCGATCAGTTCTTGCCAGTAATGCAATAGGTAACCAGTGTAAGAGTAAGAAGCCTCTATCTGCTGCCAAAGCCTGCATACCCCAAATCCTGCCCTCTAAATTCAAGCCCAAACTACTGCCGCCCAGTGGTGACAGCGAGGACAGCAGGACTAAATCTGTGAGGCACCCAAAGGCTCACAGCTGTGAGGCTCTGTATACAGGGACATGTGATCCAGACTGTGCCGGAGCCGAGGAGAGTGGACAGCATTCAGGCTCCAAGTCCAGCTGTGGCACTGAGTGTGCGGACGGCCTCAGGAATGTTTCCCCTGCAATTAGGAGGAGTGCATCTGAGTTTTCGAGCCTGTACAGGACCATGCATCACATCCAGCGGCCCAGCTCAGCTGGCTGCAGCCCTCAAGGCAGCGTCCGCAGCCTGGCCTCTCTTTTTGAGAGGGCAAAGGGCGACGGGGCTGAAAGGTCAGAGGCTGATGACGGGGGTAACATTCCACGGGACGCCGTGTTGTCACGGGTCAGCAAATTTGAAATGATCATTCAGCGGTCCAGCTCGGCGCCCAGCCGCTCCTCCTCCCTGCCCACCCTGAACTCCAGCCACAGCCATAGCCACAGCCACAGCCCCGCCCACCTCTACATGGCGTCTGCAGTGTCAGCGGAGTCCCTTTTGGTAGCTGACACCACCCAGACGAATGCCTGCTCCCCGGTGGAGGCAGAGGACAGGCGCACCGGGGACGAGGCCTTCTCACCAGGCagtgtgactgtggaggagatctTCTCCTCCCCAGAGGATGGACACAATGTCAGGACTGATTCCCCCTCTGCCACCGAGGCAGAGGTCGAACAGATCTTCAGGAACAGTTCTCCAGAACGGATCCACCCAGCTGTCAGTGAATCCAAGAGTCCCTTAACACTGCTTACAGCGTCCCCTCCACaacacaaccaccaccaccaccagcaccacctcCTGCATCACCTGAACCATCACCTCCACCTCAAACCCAGCAAATGCAAAGGTTCCTGCCCAGCCTCCTACACCCGCTTCACCACCATTCTCAGGCACGAGCGCCAGCAGGCCACAGCGCAGCAGGAGCGGCCTCCACCTGCGGAGAAGAAGACCACGCTGCCTGGGAACCTCTTCCTGATGGGCCCTGCTCCCTTCAGGTTACGAAAAAACCCGCAATCCCACCAGGCGCGGAGGACCCTGTTAGCCACCAAGGTGACAACGAACACCTACAGGCCCTGCAGCGTGTCCCCTGAGCCCCGACCTCTGATCCCTCAGCGCCTATCCTCCCTGGAGGTCCTGGAGAGGCTGAGTAACGGGGAGGGAGGCAACACTGACCACCTGAGTAACGGGCAGGGCTACGACGCCAACGGGAACCTACTGCAGCCGCTGGCAGCTCACCGCAGAG ACTCGTCCCCAGCACACGGGGAGAGCCCGGATGAAGTATTGAGGAGGCGTCATGGGGACAAAGAG AAAATCTTGGAGGAGCAGCGGCGGCTAAAGCGGGAACAGGAAGAGGCTGACACGGCGTCGAGGCGACACACGGGCATTGTGCCGACACACCACCAGTTCATCACCAATGAGCGATTCGGAGACCTGCTCAACATCACAGATAACTCGGAGAAAAGGAAATCGGGCGTAGAG AGAACTCCAGCTATGGCACGCTTCGACTTCAGAGCAGAAACTCTAAA GGAGTTACCGTTTCAGAAGGGAGACATCGTGTACATCATCCGACAGGTGGATCAGAACTGGTATGAAGGAGAGCATCACGGGAGAGTTGGAATTTTCCCTCGAAGTTACGTTGAG CTCCTGCCACCCACAGAAAAAGCCCAGCCAAAGAAATGCGTCCCAGTACAGGTGCTGGAATACGGAGATGCTATTGCCCGCTTCAACTTCACTGGAGACACAGTGGTGGAAATGTCCTTCAGAAAG GGAGAGAGGATCACACTGATTCGTAGGGTCGATGAGAACTGGTACGAAGGCAAAATCTCAGGCACTAACCGTCAAGGTATCTTCCCCGTCACCTACGTAGAAGTGAACAGACGGCCTCGTGTCAAAAACGGGTTGGAGTATCCCGACCCTCCCGTCAGCCTGTCCCCACAGCGCAGCACCAACGCCTCTCCTCTG CTGTACCGTAATCGCCTGACCACCTCCCCACTACCCCTCCCTCGTTCCCCCCGTCGCTCCGTGTCCCCCGAGGTGCACGCCATCTCCAGCGAGTGGATCTCCCTGACCGTGGGAGGCGGAAGCCCCCCTGCagcccccacccctcccctgcCGCCACTGCCCACGGTGTCCTACCGTTGCGGCGAGTACCTGCCCCCACCTTACTCTGCCAGCCCCGTGCCTCTCATCACCGGCAGTCCATACTGCGTCTCCCCCATGGCCTCACCATCTGCCTCCCCTCTGCCCCCGCCCTACCCGCCCAGGCCCAACTCCACCACACCCTTCCTCACGTTCACCCCGCCTCAGGGTGAGGACTTCCtgctctcccctccctcctcacgTCTGTCGCGCAGCATGAGCCCCTGTGGCGGGCCGGTGCTGGAGGGCTGGCTGAGGGGGGAGAAGGAGTTAACAGAGGGGGAAGGCGCAACCCCGGGCAGCAGAAATAGCCCTGCAGAG CTCATGAAGAATGAGATTGACCATCACGGACGGACCTCTAGAAGCCCCGTGATGCTGTTTGACATCCAGGATAACAACAATGTTAACTCATTTGCG GAGGCAGTATGTAATGAGATCTTGAATATAGCTGAGACCTCGGTGAGGTACTGCAGCACCCTGTCCCACCACCCTCATGACTCTGTTCATAGACTGCACCCGCACCCCAGTAAACAATCTCTCATCATTTCCCAGCAACCCCAGTCCCACAGCAGCAGCCCGGAGCCGAACCGTCTCAACTGTGGAAT TTTCCAGGCGCTGTACAGTTACGCGCCGCAGAATGACGACGAGCTGGAGCTCCAGGAGGGAGATCTCGTCAGCGTCATGGAGAAGTGCGACGACGGCTGGTTTGTCG gtACATCAAGGAGGACAAAACAATTTGGGACTTTCCCGGGGAATTACGTGAAGGAGGTGAAACTGTAA